The Montipora foliosa isolate CH-2021 chromosome 6, ASM3666993v2, whole genome shotgun sequence genome includes the window TTGATCTCCTATGAAGGCGCTTACTAATCAACTAATTCGCGAGTTATCACTTGTATTTTTCTAGTGCTGCTCATTTTGATAACTTTACCCTGTAACCGGAGCTGGAGCCCACTAACCTTTACACACTTTACCATTTCCATGGTATCCTTTGTCACAACTACAACGATATGAGCCCAACGTGTTTATGCACGTGGCTTTCTTGTGGCAATCGTGAACGCCCTCTTCGCACTCATCATAATCAATACAAAGCCTCCCATTGCCTCGTAAACCGTCACCGCACCAGTGGCAGTCATACGAGCCTGGACTGTTGACACAGCGCGAATGTAAACTGCACCTGTTAGGCCCATCTAGACATTCGTCGATATCTGACAAAAATAAATCGTAAAAATCAACTTCGTGAGTAATACACAGGAATTCTCTCCGATGGCAAGAGTTATCTAGATATTGCCcagttcaagcctggatttatTTGAATTGCATTTTGAAATACGAAGGAATAATTCAAGCGTAGACAAGAAACGCCTGACCAAAGGGTCGTCGAGATAAATCTGCTGCAATATGATCGATGCTTGCGGGATCTTTCTTTACTACTCCTTCGATTCACATGCAAACATGCCAATCAACtccttttcatttttaacgccAGTATTCATGGCGATAACATTAAAATCCGGAAATAACATAAACCAGTATGGCCATTTGACCCAATCTTGTGCGTTTTGATTCAACAACTATTGATCGAACTTAGAGGAAGTCATAGTTGAATGAAAGTAGCAATAAGGGCACGCTGGTTCCTCTTCCCTTTTGCCGAACTGTAGttattttttaaacttatcCCTTTCCTTGCACTTACCATTGCACGTTTTTTCATCTCCTCTGTATCCTGTGTCGCAAGTGCAACTATACGACCCTTGAGAGTTATCGCAGGTTGCGTGGGCGTGACAGCCGTGGGTGCTTGTCTGGCACTCGTTAACATCAGTGCACCACCGCCCATTGCCTTCAAATCCCTTGCGACACGTGCAACTGAATCCACCAACACTGTTAGTACAATAGGCATGCTGACTGCAGTCGTGGATTTCTCCCTTGCACTCATCCACATCTTTGCATACCCAGCCGTCTGCTTGAAATCCACGATTGCAAGTGCAGTTATATGACCCGACCGTATTTGTACAGATGGCATGCTTACTGCAATTGTGGGTTCCCGTTTTGCATTCATCCACATCCGTACAGGTCCACCCGTTTCCTATAAAACCAACGTGGCATGTACAGTTATAAGAACCAACTGTATTTCTGCAGAAGGCATGCCCACTGCAGTTGTGGATTCTTTCCTTGCACTCGTCGACATCTGTGCATACCCAGCCATCTCCTTCATATCCATTAAGGCAAGTGCAATTGTATGCGCCATTAATGTTGCTGCAAAATGCATGTTTACTGCACTGATGGGTTTTGTCCTTGCATTCGTTAATGTCTTCGCATGTCCTCCCATCCCCTCGGTAACCAGGAAGACATGTACACTCGTGGGTACCTATGTCATTGTTGCAGTATGCATGCTGACTGCAGTTATGAGAGTTATCTTTGCATTCATCGATATCGGTGCATATTTCACCATCGCCCTGAAATCCTTCCAAGCAGTTGCAGTTGAACGAGCCTATAGTGttattgcaggttgcatttaCACTGCAATTATGGATCCTAAGACTGCATTCATCAATGTCTTCGCAACCTCGTCCATTTCTATTGTAGCCCGGAAAACAACTGCAGTTGTAAGAACCAATGGTATTAATACATACAGCGTTGGAAGGACAGGAATTCAGTTCCTCTGAGAGACACTCATTTAGatctaaaacaaaatttacCTTACTATTAATAATTACTGATAAGCATAAACGATTTCAGTCTAGtcaaataaaattttgtctCACAGTTTTACAGTAAAACGTAAAGATGAAATATGGGGTTACATATACATACGTAATGAATTCTTCCCATTTGAAACCAGGTTCTATGAAAAGCGTTTCCATTCAGTGTTGAAGAAGTCAAATCTGCACTACTACTCactaatataaaaataaaaatttctgcTTGCATACAGAACGTCTTGAATTTGGAAGCAATCCGTATAAAACATTAAATATTGGTGCCAGGAAATACCGTAAACTGCCACTTCTTCTTCCTATGCTTTTAAGCCCCTCCCCGGTTATAAGGGAatcaattgtttacattttgtttcgcTAACATACGACgtttgctcacagaaggcaTTATCAACGTGTTCCTATTTGGATAAGCTGGTGAGAAGAGCGAAGCATGAGTTGTGCATACACGATAGGGTTGCACATGGGtagggtgtctggaaaacccgaatagcgaatagcgaacagtcgcgaataccgaacagcgaatagtcacgaatagtacgaatagtgcgaatagtggcgaatagtcgcgaatagtaacaaatagtggcaaacaagggtggagggggggggggagttctgcgaaatgacgaaaatttggtacccagtacttcctggtcaaccgcgcagcaacgttggatgggattttCACGCTAAAAAAGCAGCGATGTGTCGGCGAAGGACTCTCTTtcgacgacaggtgagcatattatttgctttgattacgagattgttcagcataaggcggtgactattgaagactattcgtcactattcgcgactattcgctattcgggttttccagacaccccaCATGGGTACTAAAATATGAAGGTCCCTAGTAGAACCCTTGAAACGCGAGAACGTTGACCGAGAAACCTGCCCCGTGAGCATTACTGTAGGGTTTAGGAGAAAAGAAAGCCCGAAAAACGAAATTTTCGGTTTTGCCACGAGATCAATTAAACGAAGCGGCAGCTAATAAATCGAGGTGCGACTCATAAGCGTTGCGTTCTCTCCCTCTGCCCAATTTTCTCAAGTTTTGGTCTTCAAAATCCTGTTCTTTGGCCTCAGCTGTTCTTTGCTACGAAATCCAAGAAATGCTATCTCTAAGCAAAACGTTTTCTAGGCAGGCCATGCATGGCTTACCAGACGCCATGAAACGAAAATTGCAAGTTTAGTATTTCGGTTTTTTGGAACGTTTTGCCCGAAACGGTGAATTCCAAAGCGTTCGTTTTGAAGAATTGTTGCATGACATTACAGAGTCAGAGTACTGACCGAGGAATAGATCAAATCCCGCTTTAGCAGCTCATTGATACAAAAGCATGACAGTTTCCATACTAACGAATGAACTGATGCATGAATACATTGAACTGAAGATATGAAAtcgagtgaagctatgatcctcacagttatgaacgcaattttagcaattgcgcagCGAAGGctgaaaaattaaggacttcaacggggtttttaacAAGTGTCCATACCGTAACAAACCAGGCCATTTCCTTTGAAGCCAATGTTACAAAGACAGGTGTAATTATTCCGGCCGATGGGTGTACAAACGGCATTGTCGTCACACAGAGGTTTGTTCATGCAGTCAACAAGGTAAACTTTGCTTCTCGCGTCCGTTGGTTCATCTTTTATGGAAGGATAAGAAAGTAAGTATGCATGTTATTCACTGTATTGCATACAAAGCCGTAATATTTAATAAAACCATAAACAGACCCGGACAGCCCATGATATCGAGCCCATTTTGATTTTATATGTAATTTCCCGAACCGGGCGTTTTTCTTGAAAAGCAATGTGAAATTAGGGTAAATTGGTCACGGCTGAGCTGCAAGATCATACAGATGAACAAGCAAAACTGAAAATGCTGAGCGAAGCATCTGTCGGAAGTTGTGTGTATGCTTAGCTTCAATGAGAGTCAAAATTTCGTGTAAAAGAAACCAAGCTATTTTGTCACTCACCATTGGAAGTAGTTGATTTACTTTGTAATGCCATTAAGAAAGAAAGCGAGACCGCTAAAATTACCATCAGAGCTAATCCTACGGCCAGCGACATTTTGGGGTTGGATAAGACGGTCTTGTACAAACCACGGGATGACTTCTTCATCCAAAGCCAGTTCGTCTTTGTTTCGCTCATGATGGATGGATGGATTTTTTGTAAAATAGTACTGGAAGAAATCGCAAAAGCCCGTACTAACGTACGTTTTCACTCTCCGATTTTTCCTCACGCTGCTACTTTCGTAGAAGCGGCTGCTGTCAACTACTTTCCAATTCTCGGAAAACTTTGGGAAAAATCCCTTCACTTAAAAATAGTTGTTACGTCATTATAAAAGCAACTACAACTTCGAACTCAGGCTCTCTCTTCCTTTCCTGTCCAACGGTGGAGGTTGAATTAGCTGCTGCTTTGTCAACTTATGCACTAATATCAATCAAAAATAACACAGCATTAGGAAAAgcggcatctcgtttattgatggATACACCGAGAGTTGTATCGTTACGTACGAGTGACAATCCGGGGATTTGACAAGTCGCtgaaatcgcattcaatcaggcaaataaccacacaaaacccaagaaagtcaccacgacaataaattacagcttttttattgagaacttttgcgggtaaatatctttttcagtttgttatcgagattcccatacaaatccttataattttttttaccctccgagtctgggctGCCTGTTGTAAAGTTATCCAATCGTTTTCTTCGCTTATTTCTCTGCTTATTTCTTGTAACTCTTATAAATATGAAGGAACAGATAACCAATTTTCACTTGATATCATTGCAAGCAcattaaagaaaaattttgtGAGCAAAGATGGTCAGATACTGCCAGTGTTTCTAGACTAAAAAAGTActaatgcaaggctggttgtactgCTGTgagaatatatatatttttgtttaaccaatatttcgtcaggcacggcctacaaattatttgctggttagatctcccaagatccggcacttgtactttgttcagctggcccttgcataaaaaaaatGTCTACATTGTGTTTAGGTATGCATCTTATCGTGACGGAATTTTTGAGGACTAAGACTGCAGTATGCCTGCATTAACTCAATTATCTTTTGCAACTGAAAATTCTAAAGCACTACTCCGAAAACATTTTACTGT containing:
- the LOC138005730 gene encoding fibrillin-1-like — its product is MDKFFLDSRTFFSRLLRLFGLSYQRRLPAASYYFETNLSFGVLDINSKGLERCQLVALRKDGWVDPALTVSIPDYGSWSGLITALAIVDFKEMAAYAKMWMSARRESTTAVSMPIVLTVLVLITLHTSVVFKEMGDGRICVDVDECKEGIHNCSGYAYCTNKVGAYNCTCHGGFQGNECKEGIHNCSGYAYCTNKVGAYNCTCHGGFQGNGWTCLDVDECKKETHNCNKHATCTNTVGSYNCTCNHGFHGDGWICKYVNECKVGIHACNQFAECKNVIGSYHCKCSHGFQGNGWTCKDVEECKLEIHNCSLHASHTNSVGGFSCTCRKGFEGNGWLCTDVNECQRGIHGCHAHATCHNSQGSHSCFCNTVYRGDGKTCSDIDECRDGPNRCSLNSRCVNSPGSYDCWCDRGFRGDGMSCTDYDECEDDLHDCHKKATCINTEGSYRCSCSKGYHGDGKVCKASTASGLLPAREGYILLLSWVRAFAISSSTILQKIHPSIMSETKTNWLWMKKSSRGLYKTVLSNPKMSLAVGLALMVILAVSLSFLMALQSKSTTSNDEPTDARSKVYLVDCMNKPLCDDNAVCTPIGRNNYTCLCNIGFKGNGLVCYDLNECLSEELNSCPSNAVCINTIGSYNCSCFPGYNRNGRGCEDIDECSLRIHNCSVNATCNNTIGSFNCNCLEGFQGDGEICTDIDECKDNSHNCSQHAYCNNDIGTHECTCLPGYRGDGRTCEDINECKDKTHQCSKHAFCSNINGAYNCTCLNGYEGDGWVCTDVDECKERIHNCSGHAFCRNTVGSYNCTCHVGFIGNGWTCTDVDECKTGTHNCSKHAICTNTVGSYNCTCNRGFQADGWVCKDVDECKGEIHDCSQHAYCTNSVGGFSCTCRKGFEGNGRWCTDVNECQTSTHGCHAHATCDNSQGSYSCTCDTGYRGDEKTCNDIDECLDGPNRCSLHSRCVNSPGSYDCHWCGDGLRGNGRLCIDYDECEEGVHDCHKKATCINTLGSYRCSCDKGYHGNGKVCKASAASGLLPAREVGLLLLSWAIICICTG